The following proteins are co-located in the Hydractinia symbiolongicarpus strain clone_291-10 chromosome 7, HSymV2.1, whole genome shotgun sequence genome:
- the LOC130649284 gene encoding uncharacterized protein LOC130649284 — MAARSDVFRFALFVLILLCYIAKRKLVKEGNGIFPTEDFLEKKDNYASSSLWITRKKISTKAGKHLFILILLSSDIETQPGPFLPELKNLLSKRGIKIFHLNVRGLINNIDQIGILLHDFKDIDILTLSEIHITKDSYNDNPDLYHIPGYIFVYRARKKGKCGGVAMYISDRVKWKHRTNLEHNELESLWVEIFQKNAKSFLVGTMYRPPVGSKYLPREFKTHLNDLLQLVMSESKEVNLLGDLNINFLKKSDDKDIKELLRLYGLKQLIEKPTRITDNTQTLIDCILTTRNDTTYQNDVIPIGINDHDMVGFVRKLRRDKLPQKIIKTRNYAKYSSEQMVDEIGKHDWGELYGMNDVNIAWSYFKTTLTALFNKHAPIIGKTVKGQFCPWLNNEIYKLMNERDKALRKARKSKKQSDWKAYCKVRNLCTRKIRESKSQFSKNLLAQNCHNPKKFWDTIKKIMQTKPRNVVSDATATKSKVESLCLFFSSIAARNKEKSIPLKDFVWKQPQWSKLRTTSIFTFKYVSKISIEKELKKLKRSKATGVDDLPPGLLKDCSSQIAAPLCHIINLYKRL; from the coding sequence ATGGCGGCGAGGTCGGACGTGTTTCGATTTGCTctttttgtgttgattttattATGTTATATTGCGAAGAGAAAGCTCGTAAAAGAAGGTAATGGAATATTCCCTACCGAAGATTTCCTGGAAAAGAAGGACAATTATGCATCGTCTAGTTTATGGATCACACGAAAGAAAATATCCACAAAAGCTGGTAAACACTTATTCATACTTATTTTGTTGTCCAGCGACATTGAAACACAGCCAGGACCTTTTTTACCTGAACTGAAAAATCTCCTATCCAAACGAGGTATAAAGATATTCCATCTCAATGTGCGTGGATTAATAAATAATATCGATCAAATTGGAATTTTGTTGCATGATTTTAAAGATATTGATATTTTAACTTTATCTGAAATTCATATTACAAAAGATTCATATAATGACAACCCGGACCTTTATCACATACCGGGCTATATTTTTGTATATCGTGCCAGAAAAAAAGGCAAATGCGGCGGTGTAGCCATGTATATATCGGATCGAGTTAAGTGGAAACATCGGACAAATTTGGAACATAATGAGCTAGAAAGTTTATGGGtggaaatttttcaaaaaaacgcaAAGAGTTTTTTAGTCGGTACTATGTATAGACCACCGGTAGGTTCTAAATATCTACCAAGGGAATTTAAAACTCATCTTAATGACTTGTTACAGCTTGTTATGTCTGAATCAAAAGAAGTGAACCTTTTGGGAGATCTGAATATTAATTTCTTAAAGAAATCAGATGATAAAGACATTAAAGAACTTTTACGTCTTTATGGATTGAAACAGCTTATTGAAAAACCGACCAGAATTACCGATAATACACAAACGCTAATTGATTGTATTCTGACTACTCGAAATGATACGACATACCAAAATGACGTCATCCCCATCGGTATCAACGATCACGATATGGTCGGTTTCGTCAGAAAATTAAGAAGAGATAAGTTACCACAAAAAATTATCAAGACTAGGAATTATGCCAAGTACTCTAGTGAGCAAATGGTTGACGAAATTGGTAAACACGACTGGGGTGAACTTTATGGAATGAACGATGTAAACATCGCATGGTCATATTTCAAAACAACTCTCACCGCATTGTTCAACAAACATGCCCCTATCATCGGGAAGACAGTCAAAGGACAATTTTGTCCGTGGCTTAACAATGAGATATATAAATTAATGAACGAAAGAGATAAGGCTTTACGAAAAGCGCGAAAATCAAAAAAGCAAAGCGACTGGAAGGCTTACTGCAAAGTTCGAAACTTATGTACACGTAAAATACGAGAATCGAAGTCCCAATTTAGTAAAAACTTACTAGCACAGAATTGTCATAATCCAAAGAAATTTTGGGATacgataaagaaaataatgcaaACTAAACCACGAAACGTCGTAAGTGATGCTACAGCAACCAAATCGAAAGTTGAATCACTATGTTTGTTTTTCTCTTCAATAGCAGCTCGAAATAAAGAGAAATCGATTCCCTTAAAAGATTTTGTATGGAAACAACCACAATGGTCGAAATTACGAACTACTTCCATATTTACCTTCAAATATGTATCGAAAATATCGATCGAAAAAGaactgaaaaaattaaagagaagTAAAGCCACAGGTGTAGACGATCTTCCACCTGGATTGCTCAAAGATTGTTCCAGTCAAATCGCTGCTCCACTTTGTCACATAATAAACTTATACAAACGGCTATGA
- the LOC130649372 gene encoding uncharacterized protein LOC130649372 codes for MGQCITVEETKTGGSKRGGKGGGGRRKKHHGHGGSGESDDSNSDDGDHHSVHDNEEEEDEGDEGDDGDGGGGDDGGGGCGGGSCGGD; via the exons ATGGGACAGTGTATTACAGTAGAAGAAACTAAAACTGGTGGCAGCAAACGAGGAGGAAAAGGTGGAGGAGGTCGTCGTAAAAAACATCATG GACACGGCGGATCAGGAGAAAGCGATGACTCAAACTCCGACGATGGAGATCATCATTCTGTTCATGAcaatgaagaagaggaagacgAAGGAGATGAGGGGGATGATGGAGATGGTGGCGGTGGAGACGATGGTGGTGGTGGTTGTGGTGGCGGAAGTTGTGGTGGCGACTGA